In one Prosthecochloris aestuarii DSM 271 genomic region, the following are encoded:
- a CDS encoding Sec-independent protein translocase subunit TatA/TatB, protein MFGLGGQELLLILLIILLLFGAKKLPELAKGLGKGMKEFKKAQTEIEDEFNKAMSDPPEKKEKESPSDKG, encoded by the coding sequence ATGTTTGGTTTAGGCGGTCAGGAACTCCTGCTTATCCTGCTTATCATTCTGCTTTTGTTCGGTGCCAAAAAACTGCCCGAACTTGCAAAAGGACTCGGCAAAGGCATGAAAGAGTTTAAAAAAGCTCAAACAGAGATCGAAGATGAGTTCAATAAAGCGATGAGTGATCCCCCTGAGAAAAAAGAAAAGGAATCACCTTCAGACAAGGGCTGA
- a CDS encoding phosphatidylserine decarboxylase, which produces MFARYGRTTLTKTLLLCLAAFFCALLLPTLVQIPVMTLSLLMVLFSLYFFRDPSRTPVGNASAIVAPADGKVLLIRKTDHPFTGKNSTLVSIFMSPFNVHVNRIPINGRVTHLEYHPGKFLMAFDHNSMSDNERMDIGIENTQSKVFFSQVSGFLARRIVCHLTNDQNVRAGEKFGMIKFGSRLDIILPSQAEIALEEGKKTRAGETVVARLPNITT; this is translated from the coding sequence ATGTTTGCACGATACGGCCGGACAACCCTGACAAAAACACTTCTTCTCTGCCTGGCAGCCTTTTTCTGCGCGCTCCTGCTGCCAACACTCGTCCAGATCCCCGTCATGACCCTTTCGCTCCTGATGGTGCTCTTCAGCCTCTATTTCTTCAGAGACCCGTCAAGAACTCCTGTCGGCAACGCATCGGCAATAGTGGCTCCTGCAGACGGAAAAGTGCTCCTTATCAGAAAAACGGACCACCCGTTTACCGGAAAAAATTCCACCCTGGTCAGCATCTTCATGTCCCCGTTCAATGTCCATGTCAACAGAATCCCCATCAACGGAAGGGTAACCCATCTGGAGTATCATCCAGGCAAATTCCTCATGGCATTTGATCACAACAGCATGAGCGATAACGAACGCATGGATATCGGCATTGAAAACACTCAATCCAAAGTATTCTTCTCCCAGGTATCTGGGTTTCTTGCCCGAAGGATCGTCTGTCATCTGACCAACGACCAGAACGTCAGGGCAGGTGAAAAGTTCGGCATGATCAAATTCGGCTCCCGACTCGACATCATCCTCCCCTCTCAGGCAGAAATTGCGCTTGAAGAAGGAAAAAAAACTCGCGCAGGAGAAACCGTTGTTGCCCGGCTTCCCAATATAACTACATAG